A section of the Humulus lupulus chromosome 2, drHumLupu1.1, whole genome shotgun sequence genome encodes:
- the LOC133815723 gene encoding protein ALP1-like codes for MNSHYGSSSYLASSSSSSDDDDYYDDLEKQVVCQITANNNFCIAQHQNNEGSHRGSIPGHIVVNRDRENADRNLFNDYFAENPRFSASMFRRRFRMGRALFLHIYDVVQRHDNYFVQRRDGLGKLGLSGLQKVTAVFRMLAYGVPADATDEYIKIGESTALESLKRFCRAVVEVFGARYLRSPNADDVARLLHIGESRGFPGMLGSLDCMHWKWKNCPTAWGGQYAGRSGSPTIILEAVADYDLWIWHAYFGLPGSNNDINVLEASHLFADLAAGVSPPANYVIKGKEYNMGYYLADGIYPKWSTIVQTIREPRDPKKQFFARKQEACRKDVERAFGVLQSRFAIVAGPSRLWNKRILHDIMTSCIIMHNMIIEDERDFNAPIEERFEVPDPEVEMVGNDDARFQEFLARHRKIKDKDAHIALRNALIEHLWDEYSIGKLV; via the coding sequence ATGAATTCTCATTATGGTAGTTCATCTTATTTGGcatcgtcttcttcttcttcagatgaTGATGATTATTATGATGATCTAGAAAAACAAGTGGTATGTCAAATTACTGCTAACAACAATTTTTGCATCGCTCAACATCAAAATAACGAAGGGTCACACAGGGGCTCAATTCCTGGTCATATAGTAGTCAACCGTGACCGAGAAAATGCTGATCGCAATCTCTTCAACGACTATTTTGCAGAGAACCCTCGATTTTCTGCCTCGATGTTTCGCCGAAGATTCCGAATGGGTCGTGCTTTATTCCTTCATATTTATGATGTTGTACAAAGGCATGACAATTACTTCGTCCAACGAAGAGATGGACTCGGTAAGCTTGGGTTATCGGGTCTACAAAAAGTAACAGCCGTATTTCGAATGTTGGCATATGGTGTACCGGCAGATGCTACCGACGAGTACATCAAAATAGGAGAATCTACTGCTTTGGAAAGTTTGAAACGATTTTGTCGTGCTGTTGTCGAGGTCTTTGGAGCCCGCTATCTCCGATCACCTAACGCTGATGATGTTGCAAGGCTACTACACATTGGTGAAAGTCGAGGTTTTCCAGGAATGTTGGGTAGTTTAGATTGTATGCATTGGAAATGGAAAAATTGTCCTACGGCTTGGGGAGGACAATACGCTGGTCGTAGTGGATCTCCGACTATTATTCTTGAAGCTGTAGCTGACTATGATCTTTGGATATGGCATGCATATTTTGGTCTACCTGGATCTAACAATGATATTAACGTGTTGGAGGCGTCCCATCTTTTTGCTGATCTTGCTGCGGGTGTTTCTCCACCCgctaattatgtcattaaaggGAAAGAGTATAATATGGGTTATTATTTAGCTGACGGTATATATCCAAAATGGTCTACTATCGTTCAAACCATTCGTGAGCCACGTGACCCGAAGAAACAATTTTTTGCTCGAAAACAAGAAGCATGTAGAAAAGATGTAGAACGTGCGTTTGGAGTATTACAATCAAGATTTGCCATTGTGGCAGGACCATCGCGTCTATGGAATAAGAGGATATTACATGATATAATGACTTCATGTATTATTATGCATAATATGATAATAGAAGATGAACGTGACTTTAATGCACCCATTGAAGAACGGTTCGAAGTGCCAGATCCAGAAGTTGAGATGGTGGGTAATGACGATGCTCGATTTCAAGAATTTCTAGCTCGACATAGAAAAATCAAAGATAAGGATGCTCACATTGCACTTCGAAATGCATTAATTGAACACTTGTGGGACGAATATAGTATCGGAAAAttagtttaa
- the LOC133819921 gene encoding uncharacterized protein LOC133819921, producing MTYFSHKMTTPLQHSSKPTSFSFKMTSIRTSSYSIEEDVHLCHVYLDISQNPIIGINQSRDQMWARVELAYHSGQFSSQPRPRRSLQTRMTTILAAISKLRGCVNQIENKNPSGASQEDILNQAKMLLAQDPKYIRGFKFAHVWSILKDCEKFTNDNTNSPARFQQQRRSFNSPQSCSSGFESPTSAPTGMSSFDLNMNEEEVPINLSKRPIGVKKAKGKQKSDEQFKKLMEQSQKLVNVIEKGNFERNELLRQKVDVARMREENKILFMDMNSISDPEFRQFIQSERRKIYRSRAQTSEHGEQGEGSQYQGSQYRASQFQRSQYEEEHREGAEDEHQRSQNPSQDYSQYYDYLGGTGNNF from the exons ATGACATATTTTTCACATAAGATGACCACACCTCTTCAACATAGTTCTAAACCAACTTCTTTCTCTTTCAAAATGACTTCAATTCGAACTTCTTCATACTCAATTGAAGAAGATGTGCACTTGTGTCATGTGTATCTTGACATTTCTCAAAATCCAATCATAGGAATTAACCAATCCAGAGATCAgatgtgggcaagagttgaattAGCATATCACTCTGGGCAGTTTAGTAGTCAACCTCGACCGAGAAGATCTTTGCAAACTCGAATGACGACCATTCTTGCGGCAATTTCAAAATTGAGGGGATGCGTCAaccaaattgaaaataaaaatccaAGTGGTGCTTCTCAAGAAGATATT TTAAATCAAGCGAAGATGCTATTAGCACAAGATCCAAAGTACATAAGAGGGTTCAAATTTGCTCATGTGTGGTCTATTCTTAAAGATTGTGAGAAATTTACAAATGACAACACCAATTCACCAGCTAGATTCCAACAACAACGTCGTAGTTTCAATTCCCCCCAATCTTGTTCTTCTGGCTTCGAATCACCGACATCAGCACCCACCGGTATGAGTTCATTTGATCTTAATATGAATGAGGAGGAAGTTCCTATTAATTTATCTAAAAGACCTATCGGTGTGAAAAAagcaaaaggaaaacaaaaaagtGATGAACAATTTAAGAAATTAATGGAACAAAGTCAAAAACTTGTTAACGTTATAGAAAAGGGTAACTTTGAAAGAAATGAACTTCTGAGACAAAAGGTTGATGTGGCTAGAATGAGAGAAgagaataaaattttatttatggaTATGAATTCTATATCCGATCCAGAGTTTCGCCAATTTATTCAAAGCGAAAGGAGAAAAATTTATAGATCAAGAGCACAAACATCCGAACATGGAGAACAAGGAGAAGGATCTCAATATCAGGGATCTCAATATCGAGCATCTCAGTTCCAAAGATCTCAATATGAAGAAGAACACAGAGAAGGAGCTGAAGATGAACATCAACGATCTCAAAATCCTTCACAAGATTATAGTCAATATTATGACTATCTTGGCGGAACTgggaataatttttaa
- the LOC133816806 gene encoding uncharacterized protein LOC133816806, giving the protein MYTASDYPYEGRINIPPPRKDIYCLNDRISYKTHHAMVLIGCGEQDRPYWLCQNSYGKNYGKKGFGRILMDDYENPIIAFALHLPDINLVPNSEFDLLIDFSKSFLMHFGNCMVTWEN; this is encoded by the exons ATGTATACCGCATCTGATTATCCGTATGAAGGAAGAATTAATATTCCTCCTCCGAGAAAG GATATTTATTGTCTAAATGATAGAATATCTTATAAAACACATCATGCTATGGTACTCATCGGATGTGGAGAACAAGATCGTCCTTATTGGCTTTGTCAAAATTCATATGGAAAGAATTATGGCAAAAAAGGCTTCGGAAGGATATTAATGGACGATTATGAGAATCCCATTATAGCATTTGCCTTACACCTTCCGGACATTAATTTAGTACCTAATTCGGAATTTGATCTACTTATTGATTTTTCTAAGAGTTTTCTCATGCACTTTGGCAATTGCATGGTCACATGGGAAAATTAA